Below is a window of Desmonostoc muscorum LEGE 12446 DNA.
TACGAATTTTTGTAAAGATTGTTTAAATATCTTAAAATCTCCCTATAGTATTACCATAGCTAATCCTCTCTTCAAGCATCATCTAAATAGATATTGGTTCAGAAAATCGCCTACTTCATTGGCGCATAACCCCACATGAACTATCTTCCCTGCTTTTCTAAGAATGTCTAATCCTTGACCATTATTGCGGGGATCTGGATCGATCATAGATACATATATCTCATGTATACGAGGATCTTTGGCGATCGCTAAAGCACATGCGGGTGTGCGTCCATGAAAAGAACAAGGTTCAAGGGTGACGTACATTTTTAAGTAATCAAAAGCTTGAACTTGAATCTGATTAAGTGCGTCAGCCTCAGCATGATGTTTGCCTGGGGCGTGGGTGTATCCTTGAGCTACTATCTTTTGAGCATCTACAATTACACAGCCCACTGGTGGGTTTGGTAAACATTCAGGCAAAGCTTTTCTGCTTTCGTTCAAAGCAGCCAGCATAAATATCTCATGCATTTTTTCGCGTAAATTATCAGACTTTGTGTATTAGAACTGAGTAACTGTCAGTTTAATGCCAGAATCAAGTTTAGGAACCTTGAAATACTCAACTGGCTCAGAATTTTGATTTCTTTGAGCATTTGTTTGCTGCGGACATTCCTTGAAGAAAGACTCTGGGTTATTGAGGATTTCCAGCGGCTTTATTTTTTTACATTCTTCGTCTTGGACTGCTGAAATTGATTGAGAAGTTGGTCTTAGATTAATAGTCTGCCCGCTAAAATTCCTCCATTTAGTATTTATAGTGGCTGGTTCGGTCAATAAAGCTTGAGCCTCATTGCGATCGCCTGTTGCATTTGGGGTATTCTCTTGGTTACCATAGGCACTCTGGGGGAGAGCGAGTGCGCTCATCGCAACGATTAAGGGGATAGAAAAGTATTTCATCATTATATTTCTCAAGCTTGTCAATTTAATAATTACAATTTGCTAGATACGGATACCGAAAAATAGGAGCCGAGTTTTAATACTTCTTAAAGCATATACAAATTAAAAGTAATCGTCATGCACTGAATGGGTGAAAATTGGCATCGGACATGGGATATTGAGATGCGTTCGCCCTGGAGTAAGGTTAGATTGTTTTGGAATGAAATTAGTAAAGACTAGATCTGATGAGCATTTTTGTAATTCTGAGCAACCGTAGGCAGCTGCTACGTTTACTTGTTATTGTCATAAGTATTGTAGTCACTCTTAGTCTTCACTATTCACCTACTTCCAGTCAAACCGTGACGCGAGACAAGTTTCTGTGGCCTTTTTCATCTAAATCGCCTTGGAATATGCCTATTGGCTCAAATGCTCGTTACATCAGAGCGAATATTGAGAAGGCGCAGAATATTGGCATCGATGAAGAATACTTTTACAAAATTAATCCCAACAATCCATTACGTCCAGTTTATGCTCCTGGTGCTTGGGGTCAAGGACGCTGTACAGGCACTCAATCAATGAACATTTATTTACCGATACCAGATACATTGATTATTCCAGATGCCACACAATATCCATACTACACACCTAACAATGCTTCAGCCTTTTTGATGCCAGATGGTAAAACTCTAGTGCAGCTTGAACCTTTGACTCGTTGCCAAAAAGGAGGTTCAATCTATGGTTGGCGTTACTATCCCGATGTGAATATTTATGGAGAGGGAATAGGCGGCGCACATTTTGGCTCTGGTCTTTCTTCTATTGGTGGTTCTATTCGCAAAGGTGAACTTACCAACAATCAACCCATTCGCCACGCATTAAAAGTTCTGCTGTGGGCCAAAAAATATCTTTACTACACAAATTCTATTCCTGGGTATCGTTGGCCTGCAAATCGTGCTGATAACTATGCAGCTCGAGTTTATGGTGGTAAAAACCCTGCCCTTGTACAAGGAACCTTATTAGCCATTGCGCCAACACTAAGTCCCTATACTCTCAACTTGCAAACACCCGCAGCTAAAAAAATCTTTCATGCACTACAAGATTATGGTGCTTATGTAGTTGATGATTCAGCATGGGACTCTCATGACATTGCAGTTGAACAAGGAGTTAATAAAGAGTTTCGTCAAATCTATGGCTACGATTTGAATGATAAAAGTGGCAAGTTCTATGAGGAATTGATGAGACTATTTCAAACACTTTCTATTGTTGATAACAACAGTTCAAATAGCATTGGTGGTGGTGGTATTCCGCGTGTAGCTCTGGCTCCACCTATTGGTAACTAATCCATTAGGTATTGAGCCGAAATCCACGGCTCAATACCAAAAGTTAAAACTCTCCGGCTAAGGCTGCAACACAGCGATCGCAAATTAGCGGATGTTCTGCTGATTCTCCCACGTGGGTGGAGTAGTTCCAACAGCGATCGCATTTTTCTCCGTCAGCATTCACTACTGCAATTACCCAATCTTCTGTCTGCGCTATATATTTTAATCCTTGCAGCGCATTGGTACTGAATCATACTTGCCAATAGACTCAGAATCAACTTTGCACTTGATTTTTAGCCTACAATGTACATTACAAATAAAGCAAAGCTAAATGCAAAGTCTATGGATAGACTAAACATCAAAGAAGAAGCCCGAAAGTTGGTTGAAAAATTACCAGAAAATTGTACATGGGATGACCTAATGTACGAGATTTACGTCAGGCAAGTGATTGAGTCTGGACTGGCTGACAGTGATGCTGGTAGAGTAACTTCTGTGCAAGAAGTTAGGGCAAAATTTGGATTACCAGAGTGAAAGTTTTTTGGACACAAACAGCAGTAGAAAATTTATCTGCAATTTATACTTACATTGCCCAAAACTCTCCGCAATATGCAGATCGGATAGTTGACCGAATTACAAGAGTTCGGAACAAATTGCTAATTTTCCTTTTTCGGGTCGAATTGTACCAGAATTTGAAACCGAGCAAATTCGTGAAATTATCGAAGGCTCGTATCGAATTATTTATTACATCAGGTCTGAACAGATAGAGGTGTTAGCTGTCATACATGGTTCACAACAAATATCTACCTCAGAAGAATAAGTAACGTTCCTTCAGACAGCTATAAAATCGTAGATATGCAACTTGAAAAGACAGCGATCGCTCGAATGCAACGAATGTTCACGCTGGACTGCACCTAACTATCCACTACTTAACCAAGTTGAGCGTTTTACGTTTACAGCTATTTTCAGGTAAATAGACCACGCGGTAGGGGCACAGCATTGCTGTGCCCTTACGAAACTTTGTTTGTAGGTGGGGAGTTTTAGTCTGTTAAAACTCTCCAGCTAAAGCTGCAACACAACGATCGCAAATTAGCGGATGTTCTGCTGATTCTCCCACATGGGTGGAGTAGTTCCAACAGCGATCGCATTTTTCGCCGTCAGCATTCACTACTGCAATTACCCAGTCTTCTGTCTGCGCGGTATATTTCAAT
It encodes the following:
- a CDS encoding bifunctional diaminohydroxyphosphoribosylaminopyrimidine deaminase/5-amino-6-(5-phosphoribosylamino)uracil reductase RibD, which produces MHEIFMLAALNESRKALPECLPNPPVGCVIVDAQKIVAQGYTHAPGKHHAEADALNQIQVQAFDYLKMYVTLEPCSFHGRTPACALAIAKDPRIHEIYVSMIDPDPRNNGQGLDILRKAGKIVHVGLCANEVGDFLNQYLFR
- a CDS encoding type II toxin-antitoxin system RelE/ParE family toxin, with the translated sequence MREIIEGSYRIIYYIRSEQIEVLAVIHGSQQISTSEE